In the Muricauda sp. MAR_2010_75 genome, one interval contains:
- a CDS encoding gliding motility-associated C-terminal domain-containing protein — protein MEKITFLNFRKSLLVWFLSILGLPIYSAPALPLETSGKAIFAKHTFLVYTDVDTDGDGVPDVVDIDDDNDGILDTVEGLDDADGDGILNHLDIDSDNDGLFDNYEAQGPFSFNLPSGVDVDGNGLDDSYESSPGAGEGIIPIDTDKDQIQDYLDIDSDNDGILDQNESSVLSTDYDCSTVPNLNFGTTPILESGDELSEGAMYRYQNVTAELDALVVIEKVVNGQIEILDQNATDPQFFKPEIFFTTTSEENRPYVDFRITLVNSGTNDPVIQEELIANFIDVDGNERYQEYNRFNTPANYTIDQNNEITVQNTSGGLLTHGGSQEYDGISNQNPSVNVAVEFINIDSFVFRFGIQADVTDSFTTTVARQAGIEFGCLDNFIDPQTINFSVDIDSDGDGYPDRLDIDSDNDGIPDNVEAQPTFDYVPPTGNDSDNDGLDDAYEGDGDAGLDLEDTDNDGTPDYLDDDTDNDWVPDNNEGNDFNFDGIPDQQFTGMDTDGDGLDDGYEGSDVNDGFDVNDEIDNPATDLPDRDGTEDVNYRDIDDDGDGIDTPDEDADDNGDPTNDDTDDDGTPDYLDPKDKDSDGDGVTDDDEEDDGTDPQDPCDFILSSQTVDPSEEWKNTDCDGDGVTNEDEVDDETDPLDPCDYKPESVTLTPTAEWEALDCDDDGNPNGTDPNPLVATAVDDSGSTPALTEVAINILENDDYLPNNDGNNVGVTELIRIGGSATGNVSFDAETGVMTYTPTESESNSTVTVVYQVCNVIPDPAVCASATVTIQVGPNAIDAIDDSYLIEASDGGVILDGNVLSNDTLNGELVTLEEVQLTSTATNGLTINVDGSISVAPDTPEGIYTIDYTICEIANVDNCDTATVTVEVTPGMANVIDAVDDSYSADGNGGAITDSNVLSNDTLNGESVTLENVLLTSTATNELTINVDGTISVAPDTPEGTYTIDYTICEIANVDNCDTATVTVEVTPGMANVIDAVDDSYSADGNGGAITDSNVLSNDTLNGESVTLENVLLTSTATNELTINEDGSVSVTPGTPEGTYTIDYTICEIANVDNCDTATVTVEVGPGTINIIDAMDDGYTSDSLGGPISGSDVLDNDTLNGEPISLIDVILTSASAPTGNLTINPDGSITVAPGLEDGEYTIEYTICEAANPDNCDTATVTVVIEDIAVNQLVTPNGDLKNDFLFIRGVEKIKSSTLKIFNRWGTAVYEGKDYNNINNVFDGRSRAKSAVGNDNYLPAGVYFYIFEYVTERGSFTDSEYIYISR, from the coding sequence GGATAACGATGGTTTGTTCGATAATTATGAGGCTCAAGGCCCATTTTCGTTCAATTTGCCATCAGGTGTAGATGTGGATGGTAATGGACTTGATGATAGTTATGAGTCTTCTCCCGGTGCAGGTGAGGGCATAATTCCAATCGATACTGACAAAGATCAAATACAGGATTATTTGGATATTGACTCGGACAATGATGGCATACTTGATCAAAATGAATCCAGTGTCCTGAGTACGGATTATGACTGTAGCACCGTGCCCAACCTTAATTTTGGCACAACACCTATTTTGGAATCAGGGGATGAACTCTCTGAGGGTGCAATGTACCGCTATCAGAATGTTACTGCTGAACTCGATGCGCTCGTGGTCATTGAAAAAGTGGTAAATGGGCAAATTGAGATTTTAGATCAGAATGCCACTGATCCCCAATTTTTCAAGCCTGAAATTTTCTTTACAACAACATCAGAAGAAAATAGGCCTTATGTGGATTTTAGAATCACATTGGTCAATTCAGGTACTAATGATCCCGTGATTCAAGAGGAATTAATAGCAAATTTCATCGATGTAGATGGAAATGAACGATACCAAGAATACAACCGCTTCAACACTCCAGCCAATTATACCATTGATCAGAACAATGAAATAACAGTTCAAAATACTTCCGGTGGGTTGTTGACTCATGGGGGTAGCCAAGAATATGATGGCATTTCCAATCAAAACCCTTCGGTAAATGTAGCCGTTGAGTTTATAAATATTGATTCGTTTGTTTTCCGTTTTGGAATTCAGGCGGATGTGACCGACAGTTTTACAACAACCGTGGCCAGACAAGCCGGTATTGAGTTTGGATGTTTGGATAACTTTATCGATCCACAGACCATCAATTTTAGTGTTGATATTGACAGCGATGGCGATGGTTATCCCGACAGATTGGATATTGATAGCGACAATGATGGTATTCCAGACAATGTAGAGGCACAGCCAACTTTTGATTATGTTCCACCAACAGGGAATGATTCTGACAATGATGGTCTCGATGATGCCTACGAAGGAGATGGTGATGCAGGTCTTGATCTTGAAGATACCGATAATGATGGTACTCCGGATTACTTAGATGATGATACCGATAATGATTGGGTGCCTGATAACAATGAAGGGAACGACTTTAATTTTGACGGTATTCCAGATCAGCAATTTACGGGAATGGATACAGATGGTGATGGTCTTGATGATGGTTATGAAGGTAGCGATGTGAATGATGGTTTTGATGTGAATGATGAAATTGATAATCCAGCTACAGATTTACCGGATAGGGATGGAACGGAAGATGTTAACTATCGCGATATTGATGATGATGGTGATGGAATTGATACTCCGGATGAGGATGCTGATGATAACGGCGACCCTACCAACGATGATACCGACGATGATGGCACTCCGGATTATTTAGATCCAAAGGATAAAGATTCCGACGGTGACGGAGTTACTGATGATGACGAAGAGGATGACGGAACAGACCCACAAGATCCATGTGATTTTATTTTGAGCAGTCAAACTGTGGATCCTTCAGAGGAATGGAAGAATACGGATTGTGATGGTGACGGTGTCACCAATGAGGATGAAGTGGACGATGAAACCGACCCTTTGGATCCTTGTGATTACAAACCAGAGAGTGTTACCTTAACGCCTACCGCTGAATGGGAAGCTCTGGACTGCGATGATGATGGAAATCCAAATGGGACCGACCCCAATCCACTTGTAGCAACAGCAGTCGATGATTCCGGATCAACGCCTGCACTTACAGAAGTGGCCATAAATATTCTGGAGAATGATGACTATTTACCGAACAATGATGGGAACAATGTTGGTGTAACAGAGTTGATAAGAATTGGTGGTAGCGCTACAGGAAATGTTTCCTTTGATGCAGAAACCGGTGTTATGACCTATACGCCAACCGAATCAGAATCCAATTCCACGGTTACGGTGGTGTATCAAGTGTGCAATGTTATTCCTGACCCAGCAGTTTGTGCTTCGGCAACGGTGACCATACAGGTTGGGCCCAATGCAATAGACGCAATTGACGATTCCTATTTGATTGAAGCTTCAGATGGAGGGGTGATTTTGGATGGCAATGTGTTGTCCAATGATACGTTGAATGGAGAATTGGTTACTTTGGAAGAAGTACAGCTTACCTCTACAGCTACAAATGGGTTGACAATCAATGTAGATGGAAGTATAAGTGTTGCCCCAGATACTCCTGAGGGAATCTATACAATTGATTATACCATTTGCGAGATAGCCAATGTGGATAATTGTGATACCGCTACGGTAACTGTGGAAGTAACGCCGGGTATGGCCAATGTGATTGATGCAGTGGACGATTCGTACAGTGCTGATGGAAACGGCGGTGCAATTACGGATAGCAATGTACTTTCCAATGATACGTTGAATGGAGAATCCGTGACCTTGGAAAATGTACTGCTTACCTCTACAGCTACAAACGAGTTGACAATCAATGTAGATGGAACTATAAGTGTTGCTCCAGATACTCCTGAGGGTACTTATACCATTGACTATACCATCTGCGAGATAGCCAATGTGGATAATTGTGATACCGCTACGGTAACTGTGGAAGTAACGCCGGGTATGGCCAATGTGATTGATGCAGTGGACGATTCGTACAGTGCGGATGGAAACGGCGGTGCAATTACGGATAGCAATGTACTTTCCAACGATACGTTGAATGGTGAATCGGTCACCTTGGAAAATGTACTGCTTACCTCTACAGCTACAAATGAGTTGACAATCAATGAAGATGGAAGTGTCAGCGTAACGCCTGGAACACCAGAGGGAACTTATACCATAGACTATACAATTTGTGAAATCGCCAATGTGGACAACTGCGATACCGCTACGGTAACTGTGGAAGTAGGTCCCGGTACTATTAATATTATTGACGCCATGGATGATGGATACACTTCGGACAGTCTTGGAGGGCCAATTTCAGGCAGTGATGTATTGGATAATGATACCCTTAATGGAGAACCAATTTCGCTTATTGATGTGATATTGACCTCGGCCTCGGCCCCTACCGGCAATCTGACTATAAATCCGGATGGAAGCATCACAGTCGCACCCGGATTGGAAGATGGGGAATATACCATTGAATACACCATTTGTGAAGCAGCCAATCCAGATAATTGTGATACGGCTACCGTGACCGTTGTAATAGAGGACATTGCCGTTAACCAATTGGTGACACCAAATGGAGACTTAAAGAACGACTTCCTTTTCATTAGGGGGGTAGAGAAAATAAAATCAAGTACCCTCAAGATTTTTAACCGATGGGGTACAGCGGTGTATGAAGGCAAGGACTATAACAATATCAATAATGTATTTGATGGCCGTTCAAGAGCTAAATCAGCGGTAGGAAATGACAATTACCTTCCGGCAGGGGTATATTTTTATATTTTTGAATACGTTACGGAAAGGGGCAGTTTCACAGATTCCGAATACATATATATAAGCAGGTAA
- a CDS encoding type IX secretion system membrane protein PorP/SprF, with product MIKKHILIPILFIGFVFQGLVAQQDAQYTQYMFNTLTVNPAYAGSRGQLSFAGLYRSQWVGLDGAPETFTLNLHSPIRNSRLGYGVSVVNDNIGDGVVQQTYLDAVVSYTLEFAREAKLSFGLKMGGNMISLDFNGLRNFGNEVVQQDNIDNRFTPNFGLGLYYHTDKFYVGVSAPNILETEYFDNSGGDANSVNFLSAQQINLYLITGYVFDIGADLKFKPALLTKAVGGAPLQVDISANFLFADKFSFGAAYRWDAAVSALAGFQITDQLMIGLAYDRETTELGGTQFNDGSFEIFLRLELLKSFQRTVSPRFF from the coding sequence ATGATCAAGAAGCACATTTTAATTCCAATTTTATTCATAGGATTTGTATTTCAGGGGCTTGTGGCCCAACAGGATGCACAGTACACCCAGTACATGTTTAATACATTGACGGTCAATCCTGCCTATGCTGGCTCTAGAGGACAATTGAGTTTTGCAGGACTATATCGATCACAATGGGTTGGTCTTGATGGCGCTCCCGAAACGTTTACCCTCAACCTTCATTCCCCCATTCGAAACAGCAGATTGGGCTATGGGGTATCTGTGGTAAATGACAATATTGGTGATGGCGTGGTACAACAGACCTATTTGGATGCTGTAGTCTCGTATACGTTGGAATTTGCAAGGGAAGCAAAACTTTCCTTTGGATTGAAAATGGGAGGGAACATGATAAGCTTGGACTTTAATGGACTCCGAAATTTTGGTAATGAGGTGGTGCAGCAAGACAATATTGATAACCGGTTTACGCCCAACTTTGGTTTGGGGCTATACTATCATACAGACAAGTTTTATGTTGGGGTCTCGGCGCCGAACATTTTGGAAACGGAATATTTTGACAATAGTGGCGGTGATGCAAATTCGGTAAATTTCCTGTCGGCACAGCAAATCAACCTGTATTTAATAACAGGATATGTCTTTGATATAGGAGCTGACCTGAAGTTTAAGCCCGCATTGCTGACCAAAGCAGTTGGGGGGGCGCCACTGCAAGTTGACATTTCGGCCAATTTCCTGTTTGCAGATAAGTTTAGCTTTGGTGCAGCGTACAGATGGGATGCTGCGGTAAGTGCCCTAGCAGGCTTTCAAATAACCGACCAGCTTATGATCGGTTTGGCCTATGACAGGGAGACCACCGAATTGGGAGGGACTCAATTCAATGATGGTTCGTTTGAAATATTCCTGAGATTGGAGTTGTTAAAATCATTTCAAAGAACGGTATCACCCAGATTCTTTTAA
- a CDS encoding OmpA family protein, which yields MLRRILIFLIVFSVCAANMLAQDSIPDRRQAKVKAKADERYEEYSFRPAIDIYKKVLDKGYVSSDLLKRLGNSYYFNAQYEEAANIYKRLEENFPDKISPDYIFRYAQSLKSLGNYDEATRMMEKFREITSTKGDFDEDYMAKIEANSGRYSVKPFAYNSRYSDFAASFYEKGLIFASDRDTGNLARYRHTWNSKDFLDLYKVNVDSISNDRVVKLEGDVNTRLHESTTAVTKDGSTLYFTRNNFLDGKKYKDESGIIRLKIYSAEFIDGEWTNVTELPFNNDSYSVAHPVLSPDGKRLYFVSDMPGSYGESDIFMTEIIGDGTYGPIVNLGENINTMARETFPSITKDGVLYFSSDGHQGLGGLDVFATKIAFDDFDQPVVNVGRPINSPLDDFAYIFNPETKKGYFSSNREGGMGEDDIYEFVENEPLVLDCIQDVTGTVRDRISNEVLPGATVMVIDEENKEVSSTITDSKGNYTLQLDCSKGNFVRASRDGYVPAEEYLNISDGKPRIIDFYLERDVVTGGFGDDLAKLLQLSTIYFDLNKYNIRPDAEIEIQKVIVAMEKYPSLKIKVNSHTDSRGVDAYNLWLSQMRAESTVNYMISKGISPDRLQGEGFGETRLVNECLNGVRCSEEEHQLNRRSEFIIFE from the coding sequence ATGTTAAGAAGAATACTCATATTTCTTATTGTGTTTTCAGTTTGTGCGGCAAACATGCTTGCACAGGACAGTATTCCAGATCGGCGACAGGCCAAGGTAAAAGCAAAGGCAGATGAGCGATATGAGGAATATTCTTTTAGACCGGCCATCGATATCTATAAAAAAGTCTTGGACAAGGGCTATGTGTCCTCCGATTTGTTGAAACGGCTTGGTAACTCCTATTATTTCAATGCCCAATATGAAGAGGCGGCCAACATTTATAAAAGACTTGAGGAGAATTTTCCGGATAAAATAAGTCCTGACTATATTTTTCGATATGCCCAAAGTTTAAAATCACTGGGAAATTACGACGAAGCCACCCGAATGATGGAAAAATTCAGGGAAATCACCTCCACCAAAGGGGATTTTGATGAAGATTACATGGCCAAAATCGAGGCCAATTCAGGCCGATATTCTGTAAAGCCCTTTGCATACAACAGTAGGTACTCGGATTTTGCAGCTTCTTTTTATGAAAAAGGACTCATTTTTGCTTCAGATCGAGATACGGGTAACCTAGCTCGTTATCGGCATACATGGAACTCAAAAGACTTTTTAGACCTCTACAAGGTCAATGTGGACAGTATATCCAATGATCGCGTGGTAAAATTGGAAGGTGATGTAAATACGCGTCTCCATGAATCTACAACAGCTGTCACCAAGGATGGGTCAACCCTGTATTTTACCAGAAACAATTTTTTGGATGGAAAAAAATACAAGGATGAAAGCGGAATCATCCGCCTAAAGATTTATAGTGCAGAATTTATTGATGGTGAATGGACCAATGTAACCGAGCTTCCATTTAATAATGATTCCTATTCAGTGGCGCACCCTGTGCTGAGTCCAGATGGAAAAAGACTGTATTTTGTTTCCGATATGCCGGGAAGTTATGGGGAATCCGATATCTTCATGACCGAAATTATAGGAGATGGTACCTATGGCCCAATTGTTAACTTGGGTGAAAACATCAATACGATGGCACGGGAGACCTTCCCATCCATTACAAAAGATGGAGTGCTGTATTTTTCTTCCGATGGGCACCAAGGTTTGGGAGGATTGGATGTCTTCGCCACCAAAATAGCCTTTGATGATTTTGACCAACCCGTGGTAAATGTGGGTCGACCCATTAATAGCCCATTGGACGACTTTGCCTATATTTTTAATCCTGAAACCAAGAAGGGCTATTTCTCTTCCAACAGGGAAGGTGGCATGGGTGAGGACGATATTTATGAATTTGTGGAGAACGAACCCCTGGTCTTGGATTGCATTCAAGACGTGACTGGTACGGTAAGGGATCGTATATCCAACGAGGTTTTACCCGGAGCTACGGTTATGGTCATTGATGAGGAAAACAAGGAGGTTTCCTCTACCATTACAGATTCCAAGGGGAATTATACTCTGCAGTTGGATTGTTCCAAAGGCAATTTCGTTAGGGCCTCCCGTGACGGTTACGTCCCAGCAGAGGAATACCTAAATATATCGGATGGCAAACCAAGAATCATCGACTTTTATCTTGAAAGGGATGTGGTTACCGGTGGATTTGGGGACGATTTGGCTAAATTGCTCCAATTGAGTACCATCTATTTCGATTTGAACAAGTACAACATACGCCCAGATGCAGAAATAGAAATTCAGAAAGTGATTGTGGCGATGGAAAAATACCCCAGCCTAAAAATAAAGGTAAACTCCCATACAGATAGCCGTGGTGTTGATGCTTACAACCTTTGGTTGTCTCAAATGCGGGCAGAATCTACTGTCAATTATATGATTTCCAAAGGAATTTCTCCAGATAGACTTCAAGGAGAAGGATTTGGTGAAACTAGATTGGTCAACGAATGTCTCAATGGTGTACGCTGCTCAGAGGAAGAACATCAGTTGAACCGCAGATCTGAGTTTATCATATTTGAATAA
- a CDS encoding gliding motility-associated C-terminal domain-containing protein: MNFANAQFLLQAPNTGDESNYQWFEASDLGTVLGTNSFYEATQPGVYFATYDGTLCGSNATGYFILTNCYAPDNEVTLDISASVPSGAIVSWSPALGGDQTRPMVVSSQTVMRYTATITKAGNTKELPRFTVVCMSQSANLVDDLIAVNEDESIEVPIFDNDSDLPTTGTLTTTDPSNGSVDIDNNGTANDPSDDTVTYTPNPDYNGSDSFDYTICNTLGDCSTATVIVDVLPIVDTNDDSVSTDINANIIVLWRGNDNDIPTTGTISATTPSNGTVVLNDNSTPNDPSDDDITYIPDADFLGTDTFDYTVCNTNGNCDTATITVIVNSLGIDLDSDNDGIVDSFEDLNVDNDNDPSTNPTDTDGDGFPDYLDIDSDNDGIPDNIEAQPALGYIAPSLADANGNGLDDAYENDGNVGLIPLDFDNDGIPDYVDIDSDDDNVPDAIEGHDLDHDGIADVTLIGSDKDNDGLDDGYEADTVIDIDVNDKIDDPSIDLPDTDSDGIPDFRDSDDDDDGIETIDEDLDQDGNYANDDSNENGVPNYLDPDLGETTVETVDVINVITPNGDGVHDVLAINGLENYPNNTVKIYNRWGVMVYQTRAYDTVGNVFDGTSQGRVTVDQDNKLPVGTYFYIIDYQDDTGNMKQLSGYLYINR, encoded by the coding sequence ATGAACTTTGCAAATGCACAATTTTTGCTTCAAGCCCCCAATACGGGTGATGAAAGTAACTATCAATGGTTTGAAGCTTCCGATCTAGGAACCGTTCTGGGCACAAATTCCTTTTATGAAGCCACTCAACCTGGGGTTTATTTTGCAACCTATGATGGCACGCTCTGCGGATCCAATGCCACTGGCTATTTTATTTTAACCAACTGTTATGCTCCGGATAACGAGGTTACACTTGATATTTCGGCAAGTGTGCCTTCTGGCGCAATAGTGAGTTGGAGCCCAGCTTTAGGTGGTGATCAAACCAGACCGATGGTTGTGAGCTCTCAAACGGTAATGCGATACACGGCCACAATTACCAAAGCCGGAAATACCAAAGAGCTTCCAAGATTCACCGTGGTTTGTATGAGTCAGTCCGCTAATTTGGTGGATGATTTAATCGCTGTGAATGAAGATGAATCCATTGAGGTTCCAATTTTCGATAATGATTCAGATTTGCCAACTACAGGCACCTTGACAACCACAGACCCATCCAACGGTTCGGTTGACATCGACAACAATGGAACAGCGAATGACCCATCGGATGATACAGTTACTTACACGCCAAACCCCGATTACAATGGAAGCGATTCCTTTGATTATACCATCTGTAATACCTTAGGGGATTGTAGCACGGCAACAGTGATCGTGGATGTTCTTCCTATTGTGGATACCAACGACGACTCAGTTTCAACAGATATTAACGCAAACATTATTGTGCTTTGGAGAGGTAATGATAATGACATTCCTACCACAGGAACTATTTCTGCTACAACTCCATCCAACGGAACCGTTGTGTTGAATGACAATAGCACGCCCAATGACCCATCAGATGATGACATTACCTACATACCCGATGCAGACTTCCTTGGAACGGATACGTTTGACTATACCGTGTGTAATACCAACGGAAATTGCGATACGGCCACAATAACAGTAATTGTCAATTCGCTTGGCATTGATTTGGATTCTGATAATGATGGTATTGTGGACAGCTTTGAGGATCTCAATGTTGACAATGATAATGACCCATCCACAAATCCAACAGATACGGACGGGGATGGTTTTCCTGACTATTTGGACATAGATAGCGATAATGATGGCATTCCAGATAATATTGAAGCACAACCTGCTCTAGGCTATATCGCTCCAAGTTTAGCGGATGCCAACGGAAACGGTTTGGATGATGCCTATGAAAATGATGGCAATGTTGGTTTGATTCCCTTGGATTTTGACAATGATGGCATTCCAGATTATGTGGACATCGATAGTGACGATGACAATGTGCCTGATGCTATTGAAGGCCATGACCTTGACCACGATGGCATTGCCGATGTGACTCTCATAGGTTCCGATAAGGATAATGACGGATTGGATGATGGGTATGAAGCAGATACCGTAATTGATATTGATGTAAATGATAAAATTGATGATCCTAGCATAGACTTGCCCGATACTGATTCCGATGGTATTCCCGATTTTAGGGATTCCGATGATGACGATGATGGTATCGAGACCATTGATGAGGATTTAGACCAAGATGGAAACTATGCCAATGATGATTCCAATGAAAATGGAGTCCCCAACTATCTAGATCCAGACTTGGGTGAAACCACAGTGGAAACGGTTGATGTCATCAATGTAATCACACCCAATGGAGATGGTGTTCATGATGTGTTGGCCATCAACGGGCTTGAAAATTATCCGAACAACACGGTCAAAATTTATAACCGTTGGGGTGTTATGGTCTATCAGACCAGAGCCTATGATACCGTTGGAAATGTCTTTGATGGTACATCCCAAGGTAGGGTGACCGTAGATCAGGACAACAAACTTCCTGTAGGTACCTATTTCTACATCATAGACTACCAAGATGACACCGGAAATATGAAACAACTTTCAGGGTATCTATATATAAACCGATAA
- a CDS encoding type IX secretion system membrane protein PorP/SprF yields MAAVKKMDLKNRIKGLLTVLLLGVMGAVHAQQDAQYTQYMYNTVSVNPAYAGSRGHLSIAALYRNQWLGLDGAPETQTLNIHTPMGYRGVGLGISVVNDKIGPTSETYFDVDFSYTIYTSFEGRLSFGLKASAHMLDIRYSELDEFEIDPQLQSQQDIQNKFSPNIGAGVYYHTDRFYAGLSAPRILETTHFDESSVSTAKEQINLYAITGYVWDLNPFLKFKPTLLTKVVQGAPLQVDLSANFMLNERFIGGVAYRWDAAFSGLFGFMVSDQFMIGLAYDREITELGAATFNDGSFEVILRYDFIRNVGNLKSPRFF; encoded by the coding sequence ATGGCCGCTGTGAAGAAAATGGATTTAAAAAATAGAATTAAGGGGCTACTTACCGTGTTACTGCTGGGGGTAATGGGAGCAGTTCATGCGCAACAAGATGCACAGTACACGCAATATATGTACAACACGGTAAGTGTAAACCCTGCCTATGCTGGTTCTCGGGGACATTTGAGTATTGCCGCCCTATATCGCAACCAATGGTTGGGATTGGATGGCGCTCCCGAGACACAAACCCTTAATATTCACACCCCAATGGGATACCGAGGCGTCGGATTGGGGATTTCCGTGGTGAACGATAAGATAGGCCCAACTTCGGAGACGTATTTTGATGTGGACTTTTCCTATACCATTTACACTTCATTTGAAGGTCGTTTGAGTTTTGGATTAAAGGCCAGTGCCCACATGCTCGATATCAGATATTCTGAACTGGACGAATTTGAGATAGACCCACAATTACAATCACAACAAGATATTCAAAACAAATTCTCGCCAAATATTGGTGCTGGGGTGTACTATCATACCGACAGATTTTATGCAGGACTCTCCGCTCCAAGAATATTGGAAACCACACATTTTGATGAATCATCCGTGTCCACTGCCAAGGAGCAGATAAATTTATACGCCATTACAGGTTATGTTTGGGATTTGAATCCCTTCCTAAAGTTCAAGCCCACCCTATTGACCAAGGTGGTGCAAGGTGCTCCGTTGCAGGTTGACCTCTCAGCAAACTTCATGTTGAATGAACGGTTTATTGGAGGCGTTGCCTACCGATGGGATGCTGCTTTCAGTGGCCTGTTTGGCTTTATGGTCTCTGACCAGTTTATGATCGGCCTAGCGTATGATCGTGAAATCACCGAATTGGGAGCAGCCACCTTCAATGATGGTTCTTTCGAGGTCATTCTACGCTATGATTTCATCAGAAACGTGGGCAATCTTAAATCGCCACGCTTCTTTTAA
- the idi gene encoding isopentenyl-diphosphate Delta-isomerase yields the protein MEEENVILVNEADEPVGLMPKMEAHEKALLHRAFSVFVMNDKGETMLQQRAKDKYHSPLLWTNTCCSHQREGESNIEAGKRRLMEEMGFSTELTELFSFIYKAPFDNGLTEHEYDHVMIGTFNETPEINPDEVADWKWMHPEDIKTDICENPDEYTAWFKIIFERFYDHLMKNIPTQ from the coding sequence ATGGAAGAGGAAAATGTGATATTGGTAAATGAGGCTGATGAGCCTGTTGGCCTAATGCCCAAAATGGAAGCCCACGAAAAAGCATTGCTGCATCGGGCTTTTTCTGTTTTTGTGATGAACGATAAGGGGGAGACCATGCTTCAACAGCGTGCCAAGGACAAATACCATTCCCCTTTGTTGTGGACCAATACCTGTTGTAGCCATCAAAGAGAGGGAGAATCCAATATTGAAGCTGGCAAACGTCGGCTAATGGAAGAAATGGGCTTTAGCACAGAACTCACGGAGTTGTTTTCATTTATCTATAAGGCTCCTTTTGATAATGGCCTCACCGAACACGAGTACGATCATGTCATGATCGGGACCTTCAATGAAACACCTGAAATCAACCCTGATGAGGTGGCAGATTGGAAATGGATGCACCCCGAGGACATTAAAACCGACATTTGCGAAAACCCAGATGAGTATACCGCTTGGTTCAAGATTATTTTTGAGCGTTTCTACGATCATCTCATGAAAAACATACCAACACAATGA
- a CDS encoding 6-carboxytetrahydropterin synthase gives MKVKVSRKATFNAAHRLHRPDWDDEKNKAVFGKCNNPRYHGHNYDLIVSVTGEIDQETGFVMDLKVLKDLIKEHVEEALDHKNLNADVPEFKKLNPTAENIAVVIWNKLRPHIDKAKDLEVVLYETPRNFVTYSG, from the coding sequence ATGAAGGTAAAAGTGAGTAGAAAGGCCACCTTTAATGCGGCACATAGGTTACATAGGCCCGATTGGGATGATGAGAAGAACAAAGCTGTTTTTGGAAAATGCAACAATCCACGGTACCACGGTCATAATTATGACCTTATTGTAAGCGTAACCGGTGAGATAGATCAGGAAACCGGTTTTGTGATGGATCTTAAAGTGCTCAAGGACTTGATCAAGGAACATGTTGAAGAAGCTCTAGATCATAAAAACCTCAATGCAGATGTTCCCGAGTTCAAGAAATTGAATCCTACCGCAGAAAATATAGCCGTCGTTATCTGGAATAAGCTTAGACCTCATATAGACAAGGCCAAGGACCTGGAAGTTGTGCTATATGAAACCCCCCGAAATTTTGTAACTTACTCAGGATAA